A single region of the Photobacterium sanguinicancri genome encodes:
- a CDS encoding DUF1415 domain-containing protein, with the protein MSNVAQVVQQWLEDVVIGLNLCPFAAKPNRNKQIKIHVSEHSDEAALLEDIYQELRNLDETPVAELETTLVVAPNMLADFDDYNQFLDLVEGLVVQLNKQGTYQIASFHPDYQFYGTEADDAENLTNRSPYPIFHLIREESMEKVLKHYPDPEGIPERNIECVENLTAEQKRQLFPYLIK; encoded by the coding sequence ATGTCAAACGTTGCTCAAGTCGTACAACAATGGTTGGAAGATGTCGTAATCGGCCTAAATCTATGCCCATTTGCAGCAAAACCCAATCGCAATAAACAAATCAAAATTCATGTCAGTGAGCATAGCGATGAAGCTGCACTGCTTGAAGACATTTATCAAGAACTACGTAACCTTGATGAAACACCTGTCGCTGAGTTAGAAACAACCCTAGTCGTTGCACCCAATATGCTGGCTGATTTTGACGACTACAACCAATTTCTCGATTTAGTCGAAGGCTTAGTGGTACAGCTTAATAAGCAAGGGACATATCAAATCGCGAGCTTCCATCCAGACTACCAATTCTACGGAACAGAAGCTGATGATGCAGAGAACCTCACCAATCGTTCTCCTTACCCAATCTTCCACCTGATTCGTGAAGAAAGTATGGAGAAGGTACTCAAGCATTACCCTGATCCCGAAGGTATTCCAGAGCGCAATATTGAGTGTGTAGAAAATCTAACAGCAGAGCAAAAGCGTCAGCTGTTTCCTTACCTTATCAAGTAA